One Pectobacterium colocasium DNA segment encodes these proteins:
- a CDS encoding nucleotidyl transferase AbiEii/AbiGii toxin family protein, with protein MTEYKISHHKIIRSVLDNFNTDFFIANSIFFGGGTRIALEINEYRESIDVDFLCPNKDSYRAVREQVTSGSLGLLVKKEFSYAREITFDRYAVRTFIDEQDTKVKLEIVSFDNYELVADDRNIFPIPCIDRETCFYTKLLANADRCLVGQCKDVFDIIAMYDEWGSIPERALSKAEEHYGSTVLKTLICSLRHIQSNKEKYYQIAENLLIQEEYAKRLIDKSADELLISIQ; from the coding sequence GTGACTGAATATAAGATATCTCATCATAAGATAATCAGATCGGTGTTGGATAATTTCAACACCGATTTTTTTATTGCAAATTCGATTTTCTTTGGTGGCGGCACTCGGATTGCTCTTGAGATTAATGAGTACAGAGAATCCATTGATGTTGATTTTTTATGCCCAAATAAGGACTCATATCGAGCTGTAAGGGAGCAAGTTACATCGGGGTCTCTTGGGTTGCTTGTAAAAAAAGAATTCAGTTATGCAAGAGAGATAACTTTTGACCGATACGCGGTTAGAACGTTTATCGATGAACAAGATACAAAAGTTAAACTTGAGATTGTTAGCTTTGACAACTATGAGTTAGTTGCAGATGACCGTAATATTTTTCCCATTCCTTGTATAGATAGAGAAACTTGTTTTTATACAAAATTGCTCGCAAATGCGGATAGGTGCTTAGTGGGTCAATGCAAGGATGTCTTTGATATTATTGCGATGTATGACGAATGGGGTAGTATACCTGAACGCGCACTTAGTAAGGCTGAAGAACACTATGGCTCTACTGTGTTAAAAACGCTAATTTGTTCTTTGCGACATATACAATCTAATAAAGAAAAATATTATCAGATAGCAGAAAATTTGCTGATCCAAGAAGAGTATGCAAAGCGGCTCATTGATAAATCAGCGGATGAGTTGCTTATCAGTATTCAGTAG
- a CDS encoding FecR family protein, with protein MNDYPPEIHQQAARWAIRLAEAPLDDEQELTFQHWLAQDLRHRHALEQAGRLWHGLGSLSAEQQQVLQRQPPATLPSRRVNRATQWKIAALLLLGFSIGTTWLSDGILMLRSDYRADHQVKQVTLPDGSQVDMDAGSAIALAYTPQERRVTLLQGSAWFTVAPTNTQEQRPFLVDAASGTTQALGTQFIVQHSSQTTTVGVVEHSVQVTASGETLQLDEQQAARYTEQGMMRLPGWNSRERGDWRRGLLIFDQQPLAIVIARINQYRTGTIVIPNSTLRQRQVSGIFSLNELDGALQTITSELGAKTVSLPGVTVLY; from the coding sequence ATGAACGATTATCCCCCTGAAATCCATCAGCAGGCAGCACGCTGGGCCATACGTTTGGCCGAAGCGCCGCTGGACGATGAACAGGAACTGACCTTCCAGCACTGGCTGGCACAGGATCTGCGCCATCGCCACGCGTTGGAACAGGCTGGGAGGCTTTGGCATGGGCTCGGGTCGCTCAGCGCCGAGCAGCAGCAAGTGCTGCAACGACAACCACCGGCAACATTGCCCAGCCGACGCGTCAATCGCGCGACACAGTGGAAAATAGCCGCGTTATTGCTGCTGGGTTTCAGTATCGGCACAACATGGCTTTCCGACGGCATCCTCATGCTGCGCTCGGATTATCGTGCCGACCATCAGGTTAAACAGGTTACGCTACCGGATGGTAGTCAGGTCGATATGGATGCGGGTAGCGCCATTGCGCTCGCTTATACACCACAAGAGCGGCGCGTTACGCTGCTGCAAGGCTCCGCCTGGTTCACCGTCGCCCCAACAAACACACAGGAACAGCGGCCTTTTCTGGTTGATGCTGCCTCAGGCACCACACAGGCGCTGGGCACGCAGTTCATCGTGCAACATTCATCACAGACAACAACCGTTGGCGTGGTGGAACACAGCGTGCAGGTCACGGCAAGCGGAGAAACACTGCAGCTTGATGAGCAGCAGGCGGCACGCTATACCGAACAGGGGATGATGCGACTCCCCGGCTGGAATAGCCGCGAGCGCGGCGACTGGCGACGTGGCCTGCTGATCTTTGATCAACAGCCGTTAGCCATCGTGATCGCCCGTATCAATCAGTATCGAACGGGTACGATCGTCATTCCCAATTCAACACTGCGCCAGCGTCAGGTCAGCGGCATTTTTTCACTGAACGAGCTGGATGGCGCGTTGCAAACCATCACCAGCGAACTGGGCGCCAAAACCGTTTCACTCCCCGGCGTTACCGTGCTGTACTGA
- a CDS encoding RNA polymerase sigma factor: MSESELRMLFNHYAERLERYLNHKLRDPQAAADLVQESFLRLAQRLEQQDNVDDKKAYLYKTANNLLLDHVRHQQRWQMATSVDDVEATLEYLPDVAPQLDQTAIAQQELERLANVLATLPERTQLIFHLHRFEHMTQAQIAEQLEVSLSTVEKHLAMTLHAMMTSRSS, encoded by the coding sequence ATGTCAGAGTCTGAACTCAGAATGCTGTTCAACCACTATGCAGAACGGTTAGAACGCTATCTCAATCATAAACTGCGTGACCCTCAGGCAGCGGCAGATCTGGTGCAAGAGAGTTTTTTACGGTTGGCGCAAAGGCTGGAACAGCAGGATAATGTAGACGATAAAAAAGCGTATCTCTATAAGACAGCAAATAACTTGCTGCTCGACCATGTCCGTCACCAGCAACGCTGGCAGATGGCGACGTCTGTTGACGACGTGGAAGCGACGCTGGAATACCTGCCGGATGTTGCACCCCAGCTCGATCAAACGGCCATCGCTCAACAGGAGCTGGAACGTCTGGCGAACGTACTGGCAACGCTGCCAGAGCGCACGCAGCTGATATTTCATCTGCACCGGTTTGAACACATGACGCAGGCGCAAATTGCTGAGCAGTTGGAGGTTTCTCTCAGCACGGTTGAGAAACACCTTGCCATGACGCTGCATGCGATGATGACGAGCCGCTCCTCGTGA